A genomic stretch from Lathyrus oleraceus cultivar Zhongwan6 chromosome 2, CAAS_Psat_ZW6_1.0, whole genome shotgun sequence includes:
- the LOC127119583 gene encoding uncharacterized protein LOC127119583, with protein MRRPGLKDDVAYSFFDPDISVLKDMIALITPDHVGLFREVYGGILKTVFRLMDRDRSAIHTLLQFYDPELRCFVFPDYVLGPMLEDYADILNIQIRDQVPFRVTKEEPDIGGISRAFYLSPEVVKGNLKEKGKLPGFHLSFLEAKAKEQSELGNWEAVCALVAASIYGIILFPNQKNFVDINAIRLFIRRNPIPTLIGDVYYSVHNRNEKRRGGLIRCCAQLLVKWFMGYLPSKGAFVLLGQNVNWATKLMGLRAKDIDWTHSSGVGQDFICSCRGFPNVPLIGVQGCINYNPTLLKRQMGFAMELPPYKSDVQESVYFPVEGNQDRVKQISDAWRSIQRKGKASWGRANNRSFPPFDDWLRKRVELTCLPFPMVDPWYPLVEETPSTVSMDEFLEMKRERDQLLAEKTELEMNVARVQRANQELKAKMEDQDKRHALNAKRFEMDTAYYGKVSQALASSAKEHDITKEKLFRASKVIEDEKRRQILVRDQRDERARVLAAEWEAEKAKIRAERDHYMAERDHYFRQMKIHQKEVGRLQQENTELRFAVEFARMEGEMGPPVGPSSR; from the coding sequence TTTCAGGCTCATGGATAGAGAcaggagtgccatccatactctaCTTCAGTTTTACGATCCTGAGCTGAGGTGTTTCGTCTTCCCAGATTACGTGCTAGGGCCGATGTTGGAAGATTATGCTGATATTTTGAATATCCAGATCAGGGATCAGGTTCCTTTCCGtgttactaaggaagaacctgatattggtgggatttcTCGTGCCTTCTATCTGAGTCCAGAGGTTGTGAAGGGTAATCTGAAGGAGAAGGGtaagttgcctggttttcatctgagtttcctagaggctaaggCTAAAGAGCAGTCAGAATTGGGGAATTGGGAAGCTGTCTGTGCTCTGGTTGCGgcgagcatttatgggatcattctgtttccgaaccagaagaactttgtggatatcaatgccatccgcttgtttattcgaaggaatcctatccctacattgattggagatgtctattattcggttcataaccggaatgagaagaggcgtgggggtcTGATTCGATGCTGTGCGCAGTTATTGGtcaagtggtttatgggttacttgccatccaagggtgcttttgttcttctgggtcagaatgttaattgggcgaccaaaCTGATGGGTTTGAGGGCTAAGGACATAGATTGGACTCACAGCAGCGGGGTTGGCCAAGATTTTATTTGCAGTTGcaggggttttcccaatgtgccacttataggggtgcagggttgcattaattataacccgacacttcttaagaggcagatgggattcgctatggagcttCCACCATACAAGAGTGATGTTCAGGAATCTgtgtacttcccggttgagggtaatcaggATAGGGTGAAGCAGATATCCGATGCATGGCGCAgtattcaaaggaaaggcaaggcTTCTTGGGGTAGGGCTAACAACAGATCTTTTCCTCCATTcgatgattggctcagaaagagagtggagcttacttgtctaccgtttcctatggtCGATCCGTGGTATCCGTTGGTTGAGGAGACTCCTTCTACTGTCAGTATGGATGAGTTCTTAGAGATGAAGCGGGAACGAGATCAGCTGCTTGCAGAGAAGACGGAATTGGAGATGAatgttgctcgggttcagagaGCCAATCAGGAGCTCAAAGcaaagatggaagatcaagacaagcggcATGCCCTGAATGCAAAGCGCTTCGAGATGGATACcgcctactatgggaaggttagtcaggctttggcatcttcagCAAAGGAGCATGATATCACTaaggagaagctgttcagagcatcaaaggtgatagaagatgagaagaggaggcaaatcctagtcagggatcagagggatgagagagccagagtcctcgctgcagagtgggaggcggagaaagcaaagatcagggccgagagagatcattacatggcagagagagaccactacttcagacagatgaagattcatcagaaggaagttggaagactacagcaggagaacaccgagctcaggttcgccgtagaGTTCGCAAGGATGGAAGGCGAGATGGGGCCAcctgtgggaccctcatccagatag